A section of the Streptomyces xinghaiensis S187 genome encodes:
- a CDS encoding DNA polymerase III subunit delta', which produces MAVWDDLVGQDRVTETLTAAARDADAYVTAAETAGAEERADHRFGTGSRPTGAAAEAEAPAPFPASGPPDGDRSTSRMTHAWLFTGPPGSGRSTAARAFAAALQCVSPDRALGAAPGCGFCDGCHTALIGTHADVEIVRTDLLSIGVKETRELVRRAQLSPSAGRWQVIVLEDADRLTEGSGNVLLKAVEEPAPRTVWLLCAPSVEDVLPTIRSRCRHLTLRTPPVDAVADLLMRRDGIEPELAHAAARATQGHIGRARRLATDERARSRRAAVLKLPLRVDDIGGCLKAAQELVDAAAEDAKQVAEEVDTKETEELRAALGAAAGPGGRLPRGTAGVMKDLEKRQKTRGTRTQRDTLDLALTDLTGFYRDVLALQFGSPVAIANTEQRDALERIARGSTPERTLRRIEAILACRRALDRNVAPLLAVEAMTLALRAG; this is translated from the coding sequence ATGGCGGTGTGGGACGACCTGGTCGGCCAGGACCGGGTGACGGAGACGCTCACCGCGGCCGCCCGGGACGCGGACGCGTACGTCACGGCGGCGGAGACCGCGGGCGCCGAGGAGCGCGCGGACCACCGCTTCGGTACGGGCAGCCGTCCCACCGGGGCCGCGGCGGAGGCGGAGGCCCCGGCTCCGTTCCCGGCCTCCGGGCCCCCGGACGGCGACCGTTCGACCTCCCGGATGACCCACGCCTGGCTGTTCACCGGACCGCCCGGTTCCGGCCGCTCCACCGCCGCCCGCGCCTTCGCCGCCGCGCTGCAGTGCGTCAGCCCCGACCGGGCCCTGGGCGCGGCCCCCGGCTGCGGCTTCTGCGACGGCTGCCACACCGCCCTCATCGGCACCCACGCCGATGTGGAGATCGTCCGCACGGATCTGCTCTCCATCGGCGTCAAGGAGACCCGCGAACTCGTACGGCGCGCGCAGCTCTCCCCGTCCGCCGGCCGCTGGCAGGTAATCGTGCTGGAGGACGCCGACCGGCTCACCGAGGGCTCGGGCAACGTCCTGCTGAAGGCCGTCGAGGAGCCCGCGCCCCGCACGGTCTGGCTGCTGTGCGCGCCGTCGGTGGAGGACGTCCTGCCGACGATCCGCTCGCGCTGCCGCCATCTCACCCTGCGCACCCCGCCGGTGGACGCGGTCGCCGACCTGCTGATGCGGCGGGACGGCATCGAGCCGGAGCTCGCCCACGCGGCGGCCCGCGCCACCCAGGGCCACATCGGCCGCGCCCGCCGGCTGGCCACCGACGAGCGGGCCCGGTCCCGCCGCGCCGCCGTGCTGAAGCTGCCGCTCCGCGTCGACGACATCGGGGGCTGCCTCAAGGCCGCCCAGGAACTGGTGGATGCCGCCGCCGAGGACGCCAAGCAGGTCGCGGAGGAGGTCGACACCAAGGAGACCGAGGAGCTGCGCGCCGCCCTCGGCGCGGCCGCCGGACCGGGCGGCCGGCTGCCGCGCGGCACGGCCGGGGTGATGAAGGACCTGGAGAAGCGGCAGAAGACCCGCGGCACCCGCACCCAGCGCGACACCCTCGACCTCGCGCTGACCGACCTCACCGGCTTCTACCGCGATGTGCTCGCCCTGCAGTTCGGCTCCCCGGTGGCCATCGCCAACACCGAGCAGCGCGACGCCCTGGAGCGGATAGCCCGCGGGTCCACCCCGGAGCGGACGCTGCGCCGGATCGAGGCGATCCTGGCCTGCCGCCGTGCCCTGGACCGCAATGTCGCCCCGCTGCTGGCCGTGGAGGCCATGACGCTGGCGCTGCGCGCGGGCTGA
- a CDS encoding alpha/beta hydrolase, with product MDTSRRPRRTAGALIVSAVLLLSGCSSGADTEISASGPGGPGRMPGTSEVLKPLPAAVPPALKPYYEQKLRWRACGAAGFQCATLKAPLDYDKPGEGRDVRLAVSRKKAAGPGKRLGSLLVNPGGPGGSAVGYLQSYAAVGYPEPVRARYDMVAVDPRGVARSEPVKCLTDRAMDVYTQVDITPDDKRETDALVASYKKFAEGCERHTGDVLGHVSTTESARDMDLLREALGDGKLTYVGASYGTFLGATYAGLFPDRVGRMVFDGAMDPSLSSVQMNRDQTAGFGTAFTAFAEDCLRGDDCPLGDKSVDDARKRLRAFFEKLDARPVPAGEGRELGESLATTGVIAAMYDEGAWPRLRMALQSAMEGRGDALLQLADLYYERDEDGSYENLMYANPAVNCLDLPASFTSPEEVRKHTASFRKASPVFGEGLAWSALNCAYWPVEPTGKPHRIEAEGAAPIVVIGTTRDPATPYIWSRGLAGQLSSGTLLTYDGDGHTAYGRGSACVDQAVNTYLLRGKPPSDGTKCT from the coding sequence ATGGACACCAGCCGCCGACCGCGCCGTACCGCCGGTGCCCTCATCGTGTCCGCCGTCCTGCTGCTCTCCGGCTGCTCGTCCGGCGCCGACACGGAGATCTCGGCCTCGGGCCCCGGCGGCCCCGGGCGCATGCCCGGCACCAGTGAGGTGCTGAAGCCCCTGCCCGCCGCCGTCCCGCCGGCCCTCAAGCCGTACTACGAACAGAAGCTGCGCTGGCGGGCCTGCGGAGCCGCCGGCTTCCAGTGCGCCACCCTCAAGGCGCCCCTCGACTACGACAAGCCGGGTGAGGGCCGGGACGTCCGGCTCGCCGTATCGCGCAAGAAGGCGGCCGGCCCGGGGAAGCGCCTCGGATCACTGCTGGTCAACCCGGGCGGCCCGGGCGGCTCGGCGGTCGGCTACCTGCAGTCCTACGCGGCCGTCGGCTACCCGGAGCCGGTGCGCGCCCGCTACGACATGGTGGCCGTCGACCCGCGCGGGGTGGCCCGCAGCGAGCCGGTCAAGTGCCTCACGGACCGGGCGATGGACGTCTACACCCAGGTCGACATCACCCCCGACGACAAGCGGGAGACGGACGCGCTCGTCGCCTCGTACAAGAAGTTCGCCGAGGGCTGCGAGCGGCACACGGGTGACGTCCTGGGGCACGTCTCCACCACGGAGTCGGCCCGCGACATGGACCTGCTGCGCGAAGCGCTGGGCGACGGGAAACTGACCTATGTCGGGGCCTCGTACGGCACCTTCCTCGGCGCGACGTACGCCGGGCTCTTCCCGGACCGCGTCGGCCGGATGGTCTTCGACGGCGCGATGGACCCCTCCCTGTCGTCCGTGCAGATGAACCGCGACCAGACGGCCGGCTTCGGCACCGCCTTCACCGCCTTCGCCGAGGACTGCCTGCGCGGCGACGACTGCCCGCTCGGCGACAAGAGCGTCGACGACGCGCGCAAGCGCCTCCGGGCGTTCTTCGAGAAGCTCGACGCCCGGCCCGTCCCCGCGGGCGAGGGCCGGGAGCTGGGCGAGTCGCTGGCCACCACGGGCGTGATCGCCGCGATGTACGACGAGGGGGCGTGGCCCCGGCTCCGCATGGCCCTGCAGTCCGCGATGGAGGGCCGCGGCGACGCCCTCCTCCAGCTCGCGGACCTGTACTACGAGCGGGATGAGGACGGCTCGTACGAGAACCTCATGTACGCGAACCCGGCCGTCAACTGCCTGGACCTCCCGGCCTCCTTCACGAGCCCGGAGGAGGTGCGGAAGCACACGGCGTCGTTCCGGAAGGCGTCCCCGGTCTTCGGCGAGGGGCTGGCGTGGTCCGCGCTGAACTGCGCGTACTGGCCGGTCGAGCCGACGGGCAAGCCCCACCGCATCGAGGCGGAGGGCGCGGCGCCGATCGTGGTCATCGGCACCACCCGCGACCCGGCGACCCCGTACATCTGGTCCCGCGGCCTGGCCGGCCAGCTCTCCTCGGGCACCCTCCTGACCTACGACGGCGACGGCCACACGGCGTACGGGCGCGGCAGCGCCTGCGTGGACCAGGCGGTCAACACGTACCTGCTGCGGGGCAAGCCTCCGTCGGACGGCACGAAGTGCACCTGA